The window AAGAAAGATTCAACGCAGCATGTCCGGCAGCAAAGCAAAGCAGCCTAATAAGCTGGAAACTGAGCTTTAGTTACTCAAAAGAAGAAGGAAGTGGCTCTCAATCCGATACTCGAGAGCTGAAACAAGCAAGGTACTACTCCCCATGGAGCATATATTCTCAAGACACATTCAGCAACATCCATGAAGAGCatcgcctatatatactcctcctttGGCAAGCTAATTAAATATCCTCCCCACGTAGGTCATCTCAGCCAGGACATAAATATAGTACTCCCAGGCTGCGCACCACGGGGCTGCAAATCTTGGTGCCCTCAATCGCGCGCCCGCTTGTGTGAGTTTCTAAATCCTAACTaggctttatttatttatttcttaTATCAAGCATAATTTTTCTAGATGGAGCTCTGCTTTGGGTACATCACCCTTAAAAGTTTACAGGAACCTTAAAGTTACTTAAAAAGGCTATCACCATATAAACCTGCAGATCAAATTTATTGAATATAGGTTGATTTGGATACACAAGACAATATTACCCTTTTTGATTGAAAGGTAACTTCTAATCTTCACCTCTAATCTGCATCGAAATCTGTAAACTTTTCTGGTGGTGTACCAAAGGAAAGTTCTCCTGTAGAACTTTGCTTTGGTACAGTAGATACGTATTTTTTGGGTCTAAATTAGGCAAAATCACGCTTCACCCGAAAGTATAAATCGTTAAGTGTTCAAGTTTCTTCATAGAACATGGAAATGGTCCTTCCGAATTTATTACATACCAGATTTTCTTGTTCATGAAACATGGAAATGATGTTCCTCTAGAACTTGTGACAATACCAGATTTTCTTGAAAGCTAAGCCCGTATGGTCATTTGACTATGGTCAAATCCGTAAACTTTCTTCATAGTGATAAGAAATCCTCTTACCCTGGTTTCGAATGCTGCATATTTGTGATGgtgtatactccctccgttccaaaataaatgactcaacttgggtcatctattttgaaacggagggagtagacaATTGCCTCGACAACCAACTTGTACTAATGTTCAAATTTGACAATCAGGTCAACATATATAATGGGCGGAAATTCTACCCAAGTGTGCTCCACCGATGAAATGGCTTTCTTCATCAAGCACGTGAGATGGGTGGTCTTGCGTCTCAATGCTCTCCTGGTGACTAATGCCATCTTGATGGCAGTCATAGCCGGGTTAGGCACCTATGGGCATCACTATCGCCACCATCCTTTGATCCGCTTCCTCTACCTAGGAGCCATCACCTTGTTCCTACCCATTGTATCTGATGTCGTCTCCACCATCCCAAATCCTTACACCATCACTGTTTATCCAAAACACGACCGAGTCATATTATCAAACTGTGAAGCAGACGGCCATGTCTTCCTGGTCATATTGTGGATCGGTCTTGTTCAGATCGTTGGTGCCAACGCCACAACAATAGTGGCCAGTGATTCTAGAGAAGGTCGAAGCATTGCACCCTCTGCAGTGCAACTTGTTAAAGCAATCTGGACTTCCTACCTGGCCTACATGATGATAGAATCAGGTCTAGAGCCATATGGATATAATGTCAAATGGTCTCAAGATCGGCAGCTTTCTCTCCTAGATATTCTCCTCCTTGCACTACCATATGCTCTTATTTTGTCCAAATTGCTTTTGAAGTACTATGCATGGTACAAGGCCTCGCGATCATTAGCGTTTGGACGCAATCCGCGCCTCATTGTTGGATACATGGAGAAGCTACAAGTAGGAACCCATTATGCTGAGTTGGCAACAAGTGAGCATGATGTACCTCCTCCACTCATAGTTATGGGAGAGGACACTGTATTGGTAGAGAAGCAACCTCATGGTTACAGCCTGGCAGGGATGAACATCAACAATGGCTTACTGACCATCGACAGAGTTTGGCAGTTGGATGACACATTATTGCTTTGGAGATCAAAAGATTTGTGCCTTGCATTCGCATTGTTCAAGATGCTACGGTGTCGGTTTGCAAGGTACACAATTAATGAGGCTGGCTTTGCGAAAGCCAGTAACTTTATACGGCATGTGTTGCTCGAGGATAGTGATGATGAAAGGGTTCTTGGCTTGATTACAAATGAGCTTTCGTTTCTTCATGATTACTATTTTTCATATCTCTCAGTCACTTATTCAGAGAGTTGGCTACCCTTCTTGAGTGTATCTATTTCACTCTCAAGCATCGGCTACTGCTTATTTGTCATCACCTTTTTGGTAACGACTTTCCGAGGTTACAGTGCTCTAGATTATGAGCAGATTTATTGTCATCCGTTACACTGCCATCCTGTATCCGGTTCTACATATACGTATAGGAGTGAGAGCAAAGCAGAGGTGAGTTTTGGAAGATTGTTGTTTGATGTTTTGCCAGTGTGTCTACTTGGGACACTAGGTGTGCTTGTTGAA is drawn from Aegilops tauschii subsp. strangulata cultivar AL8/78 chromosome 1, Aet v6.0, whole genome shotgun sequence and contains these coding sequences:
- the LOC141021953 gene encoding uncharacterized protein, which encodes MGGNSTQVCSTDEMAFFIKHVRWVVLRLNALLVTNAILMAVIAGLGTYGHHYRHHPLIRFLYLGAITLFLPIVSDVVSTIPNPYTITVYPKHDRVILSNCEADGHVFLVILWIGLVQIVGANATTIVASDSREGRSIAPSAVQLVKAIWTSYLAYMMIESGLEPYGYNVKWSQDRQLSLLDILLLALPYALILSKLLLKYYAWYKASRSLAFGRNPRLIVGYMEKLQVGTHYAELATSEHDVPPPLIVMGEDTVLVEKQPHGYSLAGMNINNGLLTIDRVWQLDDTLLLWRSKDLCLAFALFKMLRCRFARYTINEAGFAKASNFIRHVLLEDSDDERVLGLITNELSFLHDYYFSYLSVTYSESWLPFLSVSISLSSIGYCLFVITFLVTTFRGYSALDYEQIYCHPLHCHPVSGSTYTYRSESKAEVSFGRLLFDVLPVCLLGTLGVLVEAREIASYICSNWTKVALICGYVKHTSWQQSPTIRKCIGHVLHTRCKLLDRWEDKMYQCSILVLHPSRNPIALLRRILHLPDLKMKIPRAVNAAVLDVVRMNQRNKLRNNGTTPRQLQVGSDLLWTFHEAKGAADAMLVCHVATSILVMTRSREQLPSDHEIVATHLSRYCAYLVACCPKLLPDDHVWCRSLYKAVKKDAGRVLAGHDITVSSSEAEHRRLVELLRARSKHQVLKDGAELGQRLAELPEGEEVAWKALAGFWTEMIVSVAATCDNIDEHVEAVARGGELVTLLWALLAHVGSVDDDTAAATHGAPDVV